The genomic DNA CTACCACAGCAGCATACGCAGTTAAGTTGATAGTTAAAAATTAATATCAACATGAATTAGGGAAATCTCTAATTAATGAGTTATAACCACAGAGATTTTGTGAAAAAATCTAGAGGGATAATCGTTGTCGATGAAGACAAACTAAACATTTATTGGCAAGATCCCTCTCCAATAAAACCTTGGCAGCCTAAAATACAACTCAAGCCGTATCAGGAACTTTCACAAATATTTGTTGATATCGAAACAGCAGGAATAAACCCATTTGAAAGCCGTATTTATGCTATTGGTTGTATGGATTCAAGGGGATATTCTACTATTTTCATGGATATCTCAGAAGCTAAAATACTGACCAAATTTATCAACCATCTCAATAAAAGAAATCCAGATGTTATTTTCACATATAACGGGATGGCATTTGATATTCCATTTATTATTACTCGATGCAACTTGCACGGTATAAAACACCCATTTAAAGTTGCATCCAAATCTCGGACTATTCGTACCGCCCAAGTACGGGGCGAGCCACTAAAAATTCAGGAGGTGTTCATCCGAAATAGCCAACACGTAGACATTTATATCTGCGTTCTCAGGTGGGATTTCATAGCCAAAAAGCTAACTAACGGCAGATCGCTCAAAAAGGCTGTATTGGACATGAGACTACGCCAGAACACTAGGCTAGTTCTTCCCTATGAGGAAATCCTCGATTGTTGGAAAGATGGCCCCAACAGTAAGGGATGGAAACGTCTGAAAGAGTATCTTGTGTACGACCTCGAAGACACCCGGCTAATTGCGAATAGACTTGTACCCTCATACTATTACGAAGCACTAATTGTACCGGAAATGAATCTCCAGCAGCTAACACTTGCTGGTAATGGTACTAAATGGGAGCGAATATTTGAGCATCATTATCCAGGTTATAAACCAAAACCCGATCGCAAGTACAAATTTCAGGGAGGGATGGCTTACTCTATTCCTGGACTGTATAGAAGGGTTGGATATGCAGATATTAGCTCAATGCACCCTTGGGCAATGCTAGATAAGGGTATTTGCTCAATTAAGGATACAGAACGTATTGGGCTAAGTATCCTGCAATATTTAGTGAATGAAAAATTTAGGTTGGAACAACTTGCATCTGCTGGAGATGTTGCTGCTAAGGAAAAAAGAGAATCCGTCAAGGTTTTAGCTAACTCCGAGTTTGGATTCTTAGGCACCTCTGAACTCGCCTTCAATGATATGGAGGCTGCTGCATTAGTTACAGCCTACAGTCGAAAAGTACTCAAGCTAATGATTGAAATTATCACTCGGCACGGTGGTACTCCTGTGGAAGTTGACACTGATGGAGTGTTTTTCACCCATCCCAACCCAGAAGAGGTACGTAGTTTACTTCAATTTCAATTACCTGAAGGGATAACTGTCAAGCTAGAGTTTATCGCCGACGCTATGTTTATCCCTGAACGGGGAACCAAAAATTACCTTTTATGGCTTCCAGACGGGAAAATCATCACTAAAGGCAACTGGCGCAACCGCGATCACTCTCAACTGGAGAAAGAGTTTTCTATTGAGTATTTAGCCCTGCTAATTCAAAATGTATCAGCAGCAGAAGACTATTATGTACACATCAAATCCCAGATTTTATCAAGGGAATATCCAAAAGAAAAACTTGCAATCACACGCAAGATTAAAGAGGGCGAAAAAGAAATCCTCAAACTAGGGAAACCTGGAGATGTAGTAACTTACTATTACGGAATTAGCGGCATAACTAATATCAGCAGTAATGAAAGTTATTCACGTCAATACTATCTTCACTTGATTGAAAAAAAGCGAGAAGAAATCCTCAAAATAGCTGCTCCTGCAACACTAGAAAGTAACAAGCGTCAGTTATCTCTTTTCTAAATAAACAAAGTTGAGATTTTAGGTAAATTTTGAAGGCACTAAATATAAAGGTTTTTCAAATTCATACATTCTCACTTGTCTGTAACTAATGAAAAATAAATCCTCTTCTCGCAAGCCCAGGCTAAATAAAAAACAAAGGGCTTGGGTAAATTCATTCCTTTCGTCTCATCCTAATGCCAGAGTTAGAACTATCTACGAATTAGATGGCGATCGCGTAGTTCAAATTGAGTGGTGGGAAAACACAAACCCAGTAATATTAGACCCAAAAAGTTACATCCAAGGAATTATCAGCTACAACATGTGGGTCAAACTAAGAAAGTCTGGCGATCCCAGGAAAACATCTGAGTTCTCCTACCGCATTACCCCACCAGAAAAACGAAGTGCATCATGGCACTTAACAGGTCAACTCTCTCTAGAACTCCCCCAATGTTACGAAGTTCCAGAACCAAACAACCCAGTTATCATTAAACCAAAAAGGAGAAATACTAAAACCAAAAAAGTTAAAAAATTTCTTCAATATACTCTTCCTTTATCAGAGATTAGTGTTAAATTTCATACTACAAATATAGAAGATGATGGTGTTACTCTATCTGGACAATAAACATTACTAGAAAACACACCGCAGCTAAATTTAGATACTGGTAAAGACACTAAACTTCCAGAAGCTATAGTCAAAATGCTCTCAGAGAAACAAGCCAGCTTAAAGGAATGGGAAACAGCTATTACACTATACGAGTTAACTGGTTCTAGTGGAGTAATAGAGTATCTTCAACAGTTAGATTCTTGGCGCGAATACTTGTGTAATAAACCAGTAGAGAACCATATTGAGAAAGACTCAATTCAAAATTTCGTACAACCAGTCCAAACTTAAGTAAGTGTTTACTGGTCACTACATAACAAATACAAAGCAAGCGGATAGAGTTAATACTAACTCTTCTTTTTTTAACCACTGCTTATAACTAACGCATAATAATTAGATGTTTATCTAATTTGTGATGCCAGTATACCTATACTACGGCGAAGATACCTATTCGCTCAATCAAAAAATCAACCATTTAGTGAATCAAAATGTTCATGCTGAATGGAAAGCTTTTAACTACATCAAGCTATCTGGAAATGAGAAAAATATTGCTGGCAAGGTTTTTACTGAGGTTATGACTTTACCCTTTGGAGAGGGTAATAAAATTGTTCATACAGACAGCGAGCATTTAATTGGAAGTTTATCAAATGAGGATAATAACCAAGAACTTGAAAATCAACTTTCTCGAATACCTGCAAGTAACATTCTTTTAATTACTAGTAACAAAAAGCCAGATTCCCGTAGAACAGTAGTAAAAACTATCCTAAAATATGCTCAACAAGAAGAGTTTCCTCTCGTTCCTTGCTGGGATAAAAAGGGGATAGTTAATTTGATAGGGAAGTATGCAGCTATCCATCAAGTTAAACTTACACCGGATGTGACTGATTATCTAGTCGAAGCAATTGGCAATAACACTGCACGAGCCGATAGCGAATTTGCTAAACTTGCTGTCTATGCAAGTGAAAAAATTATTGGCTTTGAGGAAATAAAACAATTAGTTAGTAATCACAATACTGACTACCAAAAGCTTACTATGGCTATGTTAAGAAATCATTCAACCTTGGCAATAACGCAGGTGGATAAACTACTAGATAGTAATGAACATCCACTCAAAATAGTAGCAACGCTTACGTCAATTTTTCGCACTTGGCTAATAACTAAAGCTGGCGTAGAAGCTAAGTTATCTGATATGAAGATTGCAGAAATAGCCGAACTGAAAAACCCTAAAAGATTGTATTACCTCAAAGATGAAATCAAGTTTGTAGGCATTCAAAAACTGAAAAACAACCTTACCTTACTTTTACAAATCGAAACGGAACTCAAAAGCGCTCCCGCATACCTATTTAGCAACGAAGTTGAGGGAGTGGGCAAAGGAAAAACTGCTCTGGCATTCGCAAATGCAATACTCTCAAGAGGAAGTCGCTCCGCGATGGCGAAACACCTGCCTTCTCCTAAAGGAGACGGGCAAGGGACGGCGAGCGCAGGAGAATCTAAACATCTAGACATCTTACAAATTAAACCAACCTATACCGAAAACACCTCCCAGCAGAAAGGTGTACCTGCTATCCGAGTAGAACAGGTGCGCGAGGTAATTGAATTTCTCTCAACTAGTGCAGTTGAGGGCAAGCAAAAGGTGGTGATTATCTATGAAGCAGATATGCTCAACCCTACTGCCGCTAACAAACTTCTCAAGACGCTGGAAGAACCCAAAACTGGAACGTTTATTCTGATATCATCCTATCCTCAAAAACTATTACCCACTATCAAGAGTAGGTGTCAAATCATACCTTTCCAAAGGTTAACTGACGAGGAGGTTATTTCTGTCCTTAAAGACCAACAGATTGAGGCAACAGAAAAAATACTAGCTATCAGTTCCGGCAGTCCTGGTCAAGCGATCGCCAATATTAAAATGTTAGCTTCCATCTCACAAGAAATCACAAGTCAACTGGAAGTGCCTCCTGACGATATTCTCAACGCACTCAGTTTGAGTAACTCCATCTCAAGCTGGAATCACCAGACGCAGTTATGGTTGCTTACCTACCTGCAATACAACTGGTGGCAGAAATTAAAAAGCACTAAGCTACTAGCTAAATTCACCCAAGCAAGAAAGCAATTGCTGCATCACGTTACGCCCAGAAGTGTTTGGGATAGCCTACTTCTGCCATAACAAAACACACTCATTATCAAAAAGCACTGCCAGTTAGAAGTATTTCTAGCTGGCAGTATTTGTTTACACATAAAAGATATGAACCAGCAGCACAGTTTATTTGATGTCGAAGAAACTATCCGTAACAGTAAAAGTCAAAAAGCTAGCGAAATATTAACCCCTAGCACTAGAAAAATACTTCAGTTACTAAGCAGCCAAGGGATTAACAAAGCTATGACAGCCAGCCTACTCGATCTAGCAGGAGCAAGCCGTGAAATTGTTCAATACATCGCCGGGCCAGTTGTAACTCAGCAGAACGGCTGGCAACAGACAGTTCCGTCCTGGGTTTGGCGCGCGATCGCAGTTGATAGATTAGATGCAGCTTTACAAGAGATAGACAAGGGAGAAGTAGGTAAACTCGCCTCTAGTAGCGAAGTTGTTGCACTGATGATGCCAATTGCTTTTGAAGTGCCGCTATCATCCCAATGGACAGATGTTTACCTCTGGGCAAGTTATGATGCCCTTGTCAGGCACAGACCTTTCAAGAATTTCAACTACGAAAACCTCTGGGAGAAGATTGGTACCACTCCGGTTTCGTATGACAAAATCCGCTCTGATTATGAAACCCTGGCTGCTGATATTCGTTCTCGTGTAGTCAAACACGCGGCGAAAGAGGGATGGGGTAAGAAGTCTTCAAATAACAACAAACACCCTGTTACAGCAACTTCAACTGAAAGTAATACTAAGATGGAGCAATTATCACTGTTTTAATAACTAATTGTTAGTACTTTTTTCAACACTCCTCCTAAATTCCTTCCTCTCTTTGTCCGTGAGAGGAGGGAGTTCTTGCTTATAATAAAAATTGCCTAATTTCTGACACTGATTGACATAAAGTCGTCTTGCTGATTCACTTGCCTTTAAATCCTGACGCAAAAGTAATTTAAATGATTTTGCACGCTCCTTCAATTCTTTTGCTGCTACAAGAATTTCTGGTGATATGGCAGGATCTTCATAATTAGAAGAAAGTTCCTCACTTGATGAATAAACGCTTAGTCTATTGCCAGCAGGTTGAGTCAGAAGACGCTGAGTATTATACGAACGCCACAGACCTAACTTCTCGCGCCGTAGTGACTCAATCTCAACCTCACC from Chlorogloeopsis sp. ULAP01 includes the following:
- a CDS encoding 3'-5' exonuclease; translated protein: MSYNHRDFVKKSRGIIVVDEDKLNIYWQDPSPIKPWQPKIQLKPYQELSQIFVDIETAGINPFESRIYAIGCMDSRGYSTIFMDISEAKILTKFINHLNKRNPDVIFTYNGMAFDIPFIITRCNLHGIKHPFKVASKSRTIRTAQVRGEPLKIQEVFIRNSQHVDIYICVLRWDFIAKKLTNGRSLKKAVLDMRLRQNTRLVLPYEEILDCWKDGPNSKGWKRLKEYLVYDLEDTRLIANRLVPSYYYEALIVPEMNLQQLTLAGNGTKWERIFEHHYPGYKPKPDRKYKFQGGMAYSIPGLYRRVGYADISSMHPWAMLDKGICSIKDTERIGLSILQYLVNEKFRLEQLASAGDVAAKEKRESVKVLANSEFGFLGTSELAFNDMEAAALVTAYSRKVLKLMIEIITRHGGTPVEVDTDGVFFTHPNPEEVRSLLQFQLPEGITVKLEFIADAMFIPERGTKNYLLWLPDGKIITKGNWRNRDHSQLEKEFSIEYLALLIQNVSAAEDYYVHIKSQILSREYPKEKLAITRKIKEGEKEILKLGKPGDVVTYYYGISGITNISSNESYSRQYYLHLIEKKREEILKIAAPATLESNKRQLSLF
- the holA gene encoding DNA polymerase III subunit delta; translation: MPVYLYYGEDTYSLNQKINHLVNQNVHAEWKAFNYIKLSGNEKNIAGKVFTEVMTLPFGEGNKIVHTDSEHLIGSLSNEDNNQELENQLSRIPASNILLITSNKKPDSRRTVVKTILKYAQQEEFPLVPCWDKKGIVNLIGKYAAIHQVKLTPDVTDYLVEAIGNNTARADSEFAKLAVYASEKIIGFEEIKQLVSNHNTDYQKLTMAMLRNHSTLAITQVDKLLDSNEHPLKIVATLTSIFRTWLITKAGVEAKLSDMKIAEIAELKNPKRLYYLKDEIKFVGIQKLKNNLTLLLQIETELKSAPAYLFSNEVEGVGKGKTALAFANAILSRGSRSAMAKHLPSPKGDGQGTASAGESKHLDILQIKPTYTENTSQQKGVPAIRVEQVREVIEFLSTSAVEGKQKVVIIYEADMLNPTAANKLLKTLEEPKTGTFILISSYPQKLLPTIKSRCQIIPFQRLTDEEVISVLKDQQIEATEKILAISSGSPGQAIANIKMLASISQEITSQLEVPPDDILNALSLSNSISSWNHQTQLWLLTYLQYNWWQKLKSTKLLAKFTQARKQLLHHVTPRSVWDSLLLP